DNA sequence from the Rubripirellula tenax genome:
CAAGCCAACGCGATCGCCCACGATCCGTTTCCTCAAAACGGCATCGCTCCGGACGAATTGGCGTCTCGACCACCGGATTACCAACAACCCCTGCCCGAAGCCGTGCGGAATCGACTGGTACCCGACGCGATGCCTTGGCTGGGACGTTAGTGATTGCTCGGATTGATCCACTACGGGATTGGACTCGGTTTTGGTAGGTTGGGTGGTTAACGCCCATTCAACTCCAAGACCATCATGCCTCGTAAAACCGCCAAGAAACGCCCCTCGAACTCCGCAGGCGATCCCTCCACGCTGCGTCTGCAACGTGTTTTGGCCGGCGCGGGCTTTGGTTCGCGACGCCAGTGCGAGGAATTGATCGAAGACGGCCGCGTCCACGTCGATGGCGTGGTCGTCGACAAACTGGGATCTTCGGTCGACCCGGAAACTCAAAAGATCCTGGTCGACGGCCAGCCGCTGCGGAAACAGAAAACGGTTTACTACGCCGTCAACAAACCCGTCGGTGTGGTCACGACCAATCGCGATCCCCAGGGCCGGCCGCGAGTCGTCGACTTGGTGCCACCCGACGAACGCGTGTTCCCGGTCGGTCGGTTGGACCTCAGCAGCGAGGGTCTGATCCTGCTGACCAACGACGGTGAACTGGCCCAGCAATTGACGCACCCCAGCTTCGGCGTGAAAAAAGTCTATCGCGTGATCGTCGCGGGCAAAGTCGAAAACGAAACGATGAAGAAGATGCGTGAAGGCATCTACATCGCCGAGGGCTTCGTCAAAGTCGATGGCGCGAAGCTGCTGAAGTCGAAAGCAAAATCGAGCGAGCTTGAAGTCACCCTTCGCGAAGGCAAGAACCGCGAAATCCGCCGCATCTTCGCCCGTTTCGGTCACAAGGTACAACAATTGCGCCGGATCGCTGTCGGACCACTGAAATTGGGGGACATGCCGCCGGGCGCGTACCGAGTCGTTGCTCGTGATGAAGTCGACAAGCTGTGGGCCGCCTGCGAAGCCGCCGAGAAAGAATCGGCCGCGACTTCGGCGCAAAAACGATCCAGTGGCGCCAAGCGAGCAGCAAAGAAGTACGGCGTAAAGGCTTCCAGTCGAACGACAAAACCGGGTGGCAATACGGCCGGGAAATCAAGCGGCAAGAAAGTCGGGCGTGCCGCAACGAAGTCGACGCCGGCGACGTTTTCGCTGCCGAAGAAACCTTCGAGTGGCGGCGTCATCATCGGCGGCGATGCGAGCCCGAAACTGGACCGCTCACAACAGAAAGAGCACGTCGTCCAACCGCGCCCCAAAGGCGGAAAGCGAAACGCGGCGGGGCGTGACGCCGATGGCGAAGGAACGCGATCAAGTCGACCACCATCTCGCGGCGCGAAGCGAAAAGGATTCAAGGGTAAGGGCGGCGGTGGCCGTTCTTCGGGACGAGGCACGAAGAAACGATAACGATGTCAAAACTGCATGCCGACTACTACGCCGATTCGATGGTGCAAATCGACGGCGCGATCGAATGGAATGAACCGGTTGGCGAAGAAACCTATCGCATCCGAATCGTTGCACCAACGCTCGCCGCGGCCGTGGTGCCGGGGCAATTCGTGATGATCCGGATCAAGGGAATCAACGCGCCACTGATCGGACGAGCCCTTGCGGTCTATGACGTGATCGCCGACGAATCGGGATCACTCCGGTGCATCGACTTGGTTTACCTTCGCAAAGGCGTGATGACGACGGCGCTGGCGAACTGCCAAGTCGGTACCGAAGTCACGGTGTGGGGACCGCTGGGCAATGGATTTTCTAATCGTCCGTGCGACCGACTGATCATGGCGGTTGGCGGTATCGGACAAACGCCGATGTTGCTGCTGGGCCAAGAGGCACTGGGTACGCGAACGTTCGGTGTCGACCGAGCGTCGGGATGGGCAAGCTCAGCGGAAATCATCTACGGCGCCCGGCGAGCAAGTCTGTTGGCCGGTGTCGACGATTTTCGCGGCGCCGGATTCGATGTCACCCTGTGTACCGACGATGGTTCCGTCGGCGAAAAACGTCTGGTGCCAGACGTCCTGGCCGAACGACTGTCCACAATCGAAGCGGGCACGCGAGTCCGTGTAGTGACGTGCGGCCCCGAAATCATGATGCAAAAAGTGGCTCAGACGTGTGAAGCCGCGGGCGTCGATTGCCAAGTCAGCATGGAAACGCCCATGGCGTGCGGCATCGGCATCTGTTTCTCATGCGTCGCCAAAATCCGCCAAGACGACGGTGAATGGGACTACAAACGGACCTGTGTCGAAGGCCCGATCTTTGACGCCGAGAAACTTTGCTGGGATTGAGTGCTGCGAAGCCCTCGCCGGTCTCTATGGCTTCGGTGCCGCCTCGGCCATCACGGCCAGGTCTTCGGCGCCAACGCGGGTGCAGAAATCGCCTAGTGACTCGGTGCCTTCTCGGTTCGCTTTGAACGCTGCGAAAATCGCGATTAGCTCATCCACCACGACGTCATCCGATACCAAGTCCTTGTAGATGAACGCCAATCGATTCCCCAGCCAACCGCCGCCGGCGAACACCGTGTACTTGTCCTTGGCTTTCCCAACCAACGCGATGTCCGCGTTGTAGGGACGAGCGCATCCGTTGGGGCAACCCGTCATTCGGATCGTGAATCTTTCTTTTGCCAATCCCAATTTCGCCAACGGTGCTTCTAAGCCATCGATGATGCTGGGCAGCCGACGCTCGCTTTCGGTAATCGCAAGTCCACACGTCGGAAGCGCTACGCACGACATCGACCAACGACGAACGGTGCTGGTGTCTTCGGTGATCGGCATTTGGTTCTGCTTGACCAGACCGATCAGCTTGTCTTTGTCCGCTTCGGCAATGTCGGTGAAGATCACGCTTTGGTGACCCGTCATACGAATTTCGGTTTTGAATTCGTGGCACACCGCACGCAAAGCCGCTTTGAGCTGGTGGTTGTTGTCGTCGTACAAACGGCCGTTTTCGATGTTCAAGCCATACGACCACTTGCCGTCGCCTTGCGCTTGCCAACCCATGTGATCGTCCACTTCGTGAACGTCGTCGGGCGTGCAGTCGGCCAACTTTTCGCCGTAGTACTTTTCGACTTCGGCGCGGAACTTTTCGATGCCCCACTCGGCGATCAGGTACTTCAGTCTCGCCACCTTACGGTCGGCGCGATTTCCGTTGTCGCGTTGAACTTGCAAAACACACTGGCAAACTGCGACAACTTGCTCGGGCGTCGCAAACGCCATTCGCTTGGCCAACGCCGGGAATGTCTTCGCCGCCGACGGCGTGGTGCCCATGCCGCCGCCGACCAACACGTTGTATCCGATCACGTTGTCGTCGCGGACGATCGCCAACAGCCCGATATCTTGGGTGTAAAGGTCGACGCAATTGTCGTCAGGAAAACCGATGCCCATTTTGAACTTACGCGGCAAGTACGTCGCACCGTAAAGCGGTTCAACGGCATCGCCACTGACGCGGCCATGAACGGTGGGACCCTCGTTGCCGCCGCCTTCCAGCGTCTTTTCGCCGGATTCGGGATCGGTTAGCCAAAGTTCGTGGTAGGCACTCGTTTGCGGCGCCATCGCGGTGGTCAACTCGTCGGTCAACGCTTCGATTTGGGCGTGAACGTTGCCGGTCCGCTTGGCCGGACAGCACATGATGTTTCGGTTCACGTCGCCGCAGGCGGCAAGTGTCGACAACGCCATATCGTTGATCCGCTTGATCGTCGGCCGCAGGTTGTCCTTCAGGATTCCGTGCAACTGGATCGTTTGGCGGGTTGTGATTTTCATTGTCGAGTTGCCCAGTTCTTCACAGGCATCCAGCATCGACAAAAACTGGTCTGATGTGATCCGACCACCGGGAATCCGCAGCCGCAGCATCATCGAATAGGCTTTTCCGCCGCCTTCCTTCTTGGCGGCTCCCCGTGCATCGCGGTCGTCTTGCTGGTACGAACCGTGAAACTTCAGCAATTGCAGATTGTCTTTATCGAAGTGGTCGACGGGAGCGGCGACTTCTTCACCGATCGTGCCCTTCAAATACTTGCTGGCGGTTTTGATCGATTCGACGGGGCTTAATTTTGGTGTGTCGGTAGACATCGAGACACAAATCCTGTGTGATTTCTAATACGTGGGGGGCGAAGATTCGCCGGGCGGTGCTTTTCAATGCGATTCGTTACAGTTTCCGCAGCTCCAGCCTTCTGCGTAACTATACCGGTCGCCGCCGTTTCTCACTATGGCGATCAATTCGGACGTATTGGAAGTGAAATCGATGACAGCGAGACTCTTGGACGGCAAACGCGTCGCCGCAGAAATTCGTGACGAAGTGGGCAACGAAGTCCGTGCATTCGTGCAATCGGGCGGGCCGACGCCGTGTTTGACGGCCGTTCTGGTCGGCGAAGACCCGGCCAGCCAGGTTTATGTGCGAAACAAAGCCAAAGCCTGTGAAAAAGCGGGAATCGACGGCCGGACGATGCGACTTCCCGCCGATACGACCCAAATCCAATTGGTCGAAGTCGTCCGCGGGCTCAACGCCGATCCGGCCGTTCACGGCATCTTGGTCCAATTGCCGCTGCCGGCGGGCGGCAATGGCGGACAAGGCTTTAACGAGCGGGCGATTTTGGACACGGTCGATCCGAACAAGGATGTCGACGCGTTTTCCCCCGTCAACGTGGGCCTTTTGATGCAAGGCCGGCCCAGGTTCTTGCCCTGTACCCCACACGGCATCGTCCAGCTTTTGCATCGCGAAAAGATCTCGGTGGCCGGCAAGCACGTCGTCGTCGTCGGCCGCAGCGACATCGTCGGCAAACCGATGGCCATGATGTTGGCCCAGCGAGACGGTTCGTGTGGCCGCGAGGTTGCCAACGCTACCGTCACGATCGCCCACAGCCGAACCGCCAACCTGGCCGAAGTTTGTCGATCCGCCGACATCCTGATCGCGGCTGTCGGCGTCCCGGAAATGATCGGCGGCGACATGGTTGCCGATGGGGCCGTGGTGATCGACGTCGGTATCAATCGAGTCGAAGACGGCGCTGGCGGCTACAAGTTGGTCGGCGACGTGAACTTTGCCGAAGCGATGGACAAGGCGTCGGCAATCACACCGGTGCCCGGAGGCGTCGGCCCACTTACGATCGCGATGCTGCTGCACAATACGCTGCTGGCCGCGAAGCAGTCCTAGCCCGGTCAACGCCAAGCTCAACGCCAAGCGTTAACGGTACAAGCCCGATCAAACCGATGCCGAAGCGTATCCCTTGGGATGGCTCTGGTGCCATCGCCATGCCGTTTCGATGATCGATTTCACGTCGGTATACTTGGGCTCCCATCCGAGCAACTTCTTGGCCAAACGGGCATCGGCGACTAATTCTGGCGGATCGCCCGCACGCCGCGTTCCCATGATTTCGGGGATCGCGTGGCCGGTGACTTCGCGGCAGGCGTCGATGATCTCACGGACGCTGGTGCCTTTGCCGGTGCCAAGGTTCACGCACAATCCCTTGCCCGCTTCCAAACGCTCCATCGCCGCCAAGTGGGCAGCGCCCAGATCGTCGATGTGGATGTAGTCGCGGATACAAGTTCCATCGGGCGTCGGATAGTCGTCGCCGTAAATGGTGATGGCTTCACGTTGCCCCAGCGCGACTTGCAACACGATCGGGATCAAGTGAGATTCCGGCGTGTGGTCTTCGCCGATCGTTCCGTCGGGCCGAGCACCAGCGGCGTTGAAGTATCGCAGCGCCGCGTAAGCGAATCCATATGCGGCGGCATAGTCGGCCAGCGCCTGTTCAATCACCAACTTGGTAAACCCGTACGGGTTGATGGGATGCTGTGGCGTGGTTTCAGGGATCGGCACGATTTCGGGTTCACCGTAGGTGGCCGTCGTGCTGCTGAAAACAATCTTTTTGACGTCGGCTTCTCGCATCGCATCAAGCAATTCGAGCGCCGCGATCACGTTGTTGCGATAGTACAGCGATGGATCGTTGACGGATTCGTTGACCAGTGCGAACGCGGCGAAGTGCATGACCGCGTCGATCTTCTTGCCCTTCAGCGTCGACACCAACTTGGCTTGATCGGCCAAATCGCCCTGCACCAACATTCCCGGCGGGACCGCACCGGCGTGGCCTCGCGAGAGGTTGTCGTAAACCGTGACCGTGTGCCCGGCGTCCATCAACGTACGGACTGCGTGTGAACCGATGTAACCGGCGCCGCCGACAACCAAAACATTCATAACAAAGTGATACTCAAGAGGAATCCGGACAACCCGAAAGCTCGTCCGCCGATTGTTCGCGGAGGGCAGGTTTCGACGACCAGAATAGATAGTCGATCGATCCGCCGAAAGGGAAACCTTTGACGGCAGCCCTGCGCTAGCGATGCGATTTCCCCACTCCCCGGATCCATTTGATGGCAAAGCGAACCACGAAACTGCAGCAACTTGCCCAGTCCGGTCCGGCGCCGAAGTCGGGTCGGGCGACGCAAACGTTGTGTAGCGATTTCCTGGACTATCTACGCGGCGAGTGCCATTTGGCGGCCAATTCGGTTGCCGCCTACGGTCGCGACATGACTCGTTTTGTGACTTGGGTGGGCGATCGGCGACTGGGCGGTTTGACGGTCGGCGACCTGACGGACTACATGGGCCAATTGCGAACATTCGATCTGGCGCCCGCGTCGATCGCCCGTAATTTGGTCGCCGTTCGTACGTTTTTCAAGTTTCTGCAGCTCGAGGGCGTCGTCCAGGACAACCCGGCCGAATTGCTGGCCACCCAAAAGATGTGGCAGCGGATGCCCACGGTCCTGTCGACTCGCCAGGTCGACACGTTCCTGAGATCGCCGAAGAAGACCGACAAGTATTGGCAGCGTGACGTGGCGATGTTGGAAGTGTTGTACGCGACCGGATGCCGAGCGTCGGAGGTTTGCACACTGCGTGTTCGCGACCTGTCATTGGCCGATCGCTATTTGAAATGCGAAGGCAAGGGCGGCAAGCAGCGGATGGTGCCGATCGGATCGACCGCGATCGCGGCGATCCAGCGATACTGTGCCGAACTGCGAGGCGAGTTGGCGGCCAAGATGCCGCATCCGCCCGAGGAACTCTTTCTATCTCGCAGCGGCAGACCGCTGGATCGGATCCAGCTTTG
Encoded proteins:
- a CDS encoding dihydroorotate dehydrogenase electron transfer subunit; amino-acid sequence: MSKLHADYYADSMVQIDGAIEWNEPVGEETYRIRIVAPTLAAAVVPGQFVMIRIKGINAPLIGRALAVYDVIADESGSLRCIDLVYLRKGVMTTALANCQVGTEVTVWGPLGNGFSNRPCDRLIMAVGGIGQTPMLLLGQEALGTRTFGVDRASGWASSAEIIYGARRASLLAGVDDFRGAGFDVTLCTDDGSVGEKRLVPDVLAERLSTIEAGTRVRVVTCGPEIMMQKVAQTCEAAGVDCQVSMETPMACGIGICFSCVAKIRQDDGEWDYKRTCVEGPIFDAEKLCWD
- the galE gene encoding UDP-glucose 4-epimerase GalE, with the protein product MNVLVVGGAGYIGSHAVRTLMDAGHTVTVYDNLSRGHAGAVPPGMLVQGDLADQAKLVSTLKGKKIDAVMHFAAFALVNESVNDPSLYYRNNVIAALELLDAMREADVKKIVFSSTTATYGEPEIVPIPETTPQHPINPYGFTKLVIEQALADYAAAYGFAYAALRYFNAAGARPDGTIGEDHTPESHLIPIVLQVALGQREAITIYGDDYPTPDGTCIRDYIHIDDLGAAHLAAMERLEAGKGLCVNLGTGKGTSVREIIDACREVTGHAIPEIMGTRRAGDPPELVADARLAKKLLGWEPKYTDVKSIIETAWRWHQSHPKGYASASV
- the xerD gene encoding site-specific tyrosine recombinase XerD, translated to MAKRTTKLQQLAQSGPAPKSGRATQTLCSDFLDYLRGECHLAANSVAAYGRDMTRFVTWVGDRRLGGLTVGDLTDYMGQLRTFDLAPASIARNLVAVRTFFKFLQLEGVVQDNPAELLATQKMWQRMPTVLSTRQVDTFLRSPKKTDKYWQRDVAMLEVLYATGCRASEVCTLRVRDLSLADRYLKCEGKGGKQRMVPIGSTAIAAIQRYCAELRGELAAKMPHPPEELFLSRSGRPLDRIQLWRMVKLYARRVGIDSAISPHSLRHSFATHLLAGGADLRQVQEMLGHASIQTTQIYTHVEHSRLKKVHQQFHPRA
- a CDS encoding NADPH-dependent assimilatory sulfite reductase hemoprotein subunit; translation: MSTDTPKLSPVESIKTASKYLKGTIGEEVAAPVDHFDKDNLQLLKFHGSYQQDDRDARGAAKKEGGGKAYSMMLRLRIPGGRITSDQFLSMLDACEELGNSTMKITTRQTIQLHGILKDNLRPTIKRINDMALSTLAACGDVNRNIMCCPAKRTGNVHAQIEALTDELTTAMAPQTSAYHELWLTDPESGEKTLEGGGNEGPTVHGRVSGDAVEPLYGATYLPRKFKMGIGFPDDNCVDLYTQDIGLLAIVRDDNVIGYNVLVGGGMGTTPSAAKTFPALAKRMAFATPEQVVAVCQCVLQVQRDNGNRADRKVARLKYLIAEWGIEKFRAEVEKYYGEKLADCTPDDVHEVDDHMGWQAQGDGKWSYGLNIENGRLYDDNNHQLKAALRAVCHEFKTEIRMTGHQSVIFTDIAEADKDKLIGLVKQNQMPITEDTSTVRRWSMSCVALPTCGLAITESERRLPSIIDGLEAPLAKLGLAKERFTIRMTGCPNGCARPYNADIALVGKAKDKYTVFAGGGWLGNRLAFIYKDLVSDDVVVDELIAIFAAFKANREGTESLGDFCTRVGAEDLAVMAEAAPKP
- a CDS encoding membrane or secreted protein gives rise to the protein MTGRRFASLSSFGLAAIAAIAISGCRGNGFFPPAGPMNQQQANAIAHDPFPQNGIAPDELASRPPDYQQPLPEAVRNRLVPDAMPWLGR
- the folD gene encoding bifunctional methylenetetrahydrofolate dehydrogenase/methenyltetrahydrofolate cyclohydrolase FolD; its protein translation is MTARLLDGKRVAAEIRDEVGNEVRAFVQSGGPTPCLTAVLVGEDPASQVYVRNKAKACEKAGIDGRTMRLPADTTQIQLVEVVRGLNADPAVHGILVQLPLPAGGNGGQGFNERAILDTVDPNKDVDAFSPVNVGLLMQGRPRFLPCTPHGIVQLLHREKISVAGKHVVVVGRSDIVGKPMAMMLAQRDGSCGREVANATVTIAHSRTANLAEVCRSADILIAAVGVPEMIGGDMVADGAVVIDVGINRVEDGAGGYKLVGDVNFAEAMDKASAITPVPGGVGPLTIAMLLHNTLLAAKQS
- a CDS encoding pseudouridine synthase, with product MPRKTAKKRPSNSAGDPSTLRLQRVLAGAGFGSRRQCEELIEDGRVHVDGVVVDKLGSSVDPETQKILVDGQPLRKQKTVYYAVNKPVGVVTTNRDPQGRPRVVDLVPPDERVFPVGRLDLSSEGLILLTNDGELAQQLTHPSFGVKKVYRVIVAGKVENETMKKMREGIYIAEGFVKVDGAKLLKSKAKSSELEVTLREGKNREIRRIFARFGHKVQQLRRIAVGPLKLGDMPPGAYRVVARDEVDKLWAACEAAEKESAATSAQKRSSGAKRAAKKYGVKASSRTTKPGGNTAGKSSGKKVGRAATKSTPATFSLPKKPSSGGVIIGGDASPKLDRSQQKEHVVQPRPKGGKRNAAGRDADGEGTRSSRPPSRGAKRKGFKGKGGGGRSSGRGTKKR